One genomic segment of Helianthus annuus cultivar XRQ/B chromosome 14, HanXRQr2.0-SUNRISE, whole genome shotgun sequence includes these proteins:
- the LOC110906351 gene encoding secretory carrier-associated membrane protein 1, with protein MGNDYDSNPFAGEDLSAKEKELDAKEIELNQREEELKKKEDAITRARIGVEEKNWPPFLPLIHHDILNEIPIHLQRTQYVAFTTLLGVVVCLIWNLVAVTTAWFKGAALEIWLLAIIYLITGIPGAYILWYRPLYRAMRTDGTLMFGFFFFTYSCHLFFCVYASIAPPVIFDGKSLTGILPALDVLPVNGMVGVSS; from the exons ATGGGTAACGACTACGATTCTAATCCCTTCGCTGGAGAG GACCTGAGCGCCAAGGAGAAAGAACTCGATGCCAAGGAGATCGAACTGAATCAGCGGGAAGAG GAATTAAAGAAGAAGGAGGACGCTATCACAAGAg CCAGAATTGGCGTGGAAGAAAAAAATTGGCCACCTTTTCTCCCTCTAATTCATCATGACATTCTAAATGAAATCCCGATTCATCTACAAAGAACACAGTATGTTGCATTCACAacattgctcg GTGTAGTCGTCTGCCTCATATGGAATCTTGTTGCAGTCACAACGGCCTGGTTTAAAGGCGCAG CCTTGGAGATCTGGTTACTTGCAATTATCTACCTCATAACAGGAATTCCTGGGGCTTATATCTTGTGGTATCGTCCATTGTATCGCGCTATGAG GACTGATGGTACTTTGATGTTTGGATTCTTTTTCTTTACATACAGT TGTCACCTTTTCTTTTGTGTATATGCCTCTATTGCCCCTCCTGTGATCTTCGACGGGAAATCTCTAAC TGGGATTTTGCCAGCGCTTGATGTTTTACCGGTTAATGGTATGGTTGGAGTAAGttcttaa
- the LOC110907999 gene encoding cell division cycle 20.2, cofactor of APC complex, with the protein MDAGSVTCSPARHQILRRKSSQENLDRFIPNRSAMDFDYAHYMLTQSKKGKENPVASSPAKEAYRKLLADSLGMNRTRILAFRNKPPTPRDAVPSEWSSVQQAKPVKARRYIPQTSERTLDAPDIQDDYYLNLLDWGSGNVLAIALGNTVYLWDAADGNTSELVTVDDDVGPVTSVKWAPDGRHISVGLNNSEVQLWDSTSNKLLRTLRGCHQSRVGSMDWNNHILTTGGMDGRIVNNDVRIRAHIVETYSGHHQEVCGLKWSASGQQLASGGNDNLLHIWDRSVASVNSRSRWLHRLEDHTAAVKALAWCPFQGNLLASGGGGGDKCIKFWNTHTGACLNSVDTGSQVCALLWNQNERELLSSHGFTQNQLTLWKYPSMVKMAELTGHTSRVLFMAQSPDGCTVATAAGDETLRFWNVFGSPEVAAKATRKAVPEPFANVNRIR; encoded by the exons ATGGATGCAGGATCTGTAACTTGTTCTCCAGCACGACACCAAATTCTTCGAAGAAAAAGTTCTCAAGAAAAC TTGGATAGATTCATACCGAATAGATCCGCGATGGATTTTGATTACGCGCATTACATGCTAACACAGTCCAAAAAAGGTAAGGAGAATCCGGTTGCAAGCTCACCGGCGAAGGAAGCGTACAGGAAGCTGTTGGCGGACAGCCTCGGCATGAACAGAACCAGGATTCTAGCTTTCAGGAACAAGCCTCCGACACCAAGAGACGCGGTTCCAAGCGAGTGGTCTTCGGTGCAGCAGGCGAAGCCAGTAAAGGCCCGTAGATACATCCCTCAG ACTTCGGAAAGGACGTTGGATGCACCCGATATTCAAGATGATTACTACTTGAATCTGTTAGATTGGGGGAGCGGCAACGTCCTCGCTATTGCCCTAGGAAATACGGTGTATCTATGGGATGCTGCAGATGGTAACACATCGGAACTTGTGACTGTAGATGACGATGTGGGTCCGGTTACGAGTGTTAAGTGGGCACCAGATGGCCGCCACATCTCAGTTGGATTAAACAATTCGGAAGTCCAACTCTGGGATTCCACCTCGAATAAACTG TTGAGAACGTTGAGAGGGTGCCATCAATCTCGGGTCGGATCAATGGATTGGAACAACCACATCCTCACAACTGGAGGAATGGATGGCCGGATCGTGAATAACGATGTCAGAATTAGAGCACATATAGTGGAAACATACTCCGGCCACCATCAGGAGGTTTGTGGGTTAAAATGGTCAGCTTCTGGTCAACAGTTGGCTAGCGGTGGTAACGACAATCTCTTACACATTTGGGACAGATCAGTGGCTTCTGTTAATTCACGGAGTCGATGGCTTCACCGGCTGGAGGATCACACAGCTGCAGTGAAAGCACTTGCCTGGTGTCCATTCCAGGGTAATCTTCTTGCGtccggtggtggcggtggtgataaATGTATAAAGTTTTGGAATACACACACCGGTGCTTGCTTGAACTCGGTGGACACCGGGTCCCAGGTGTGTGCGCTTCTATGGAACCAAAATGAGCGTGAGCTGTTGAGTTCACACGGTTTTACTCAGAACCAGTTGACTTTGTGGAAGTATCCGTCAATGGTCAAAATGGCCGAGCTTACTGGGCATACATCCAGAGTTCTTTTTATGGCGCAG AGCCCGGATGGGTGTACAGTGGCAACTGCTGCAGGAGACGAGACGCtgagattttggaatgtttttGGGAGCCCGGAAGTGGCTGCTAAGGCTACCCGAAAAGCTGTTCCCGAGCCTTTTGCTAACGTGAATCGTATTCGTTGA